One window of the Actinomyces wuliandei genome contains the following:
- a CDS encoding YfhO family protein, with protein MMVAHRAGYAEPGTSEPQEILSMRPAPPAPLARLVHRTRPPLSRLRSGGGRLGADAVDTVLAALGWLGVLVFLVLVIVPGLLPSRVFLATDLLSVMDPWAVADGNEVTNPLIWDTIDSATPMAVLIVESVRSGDIPLWDPYTNGGTTLAALPNSGLLSPLSLPWWVLPPTAATAGVKIMEVAAVALGMNGLLRRRWSLPRLTVPLATLIYTTSGFMVAWTSWPQTRVAAMIPLLFWATDRLAVERRWCDVLPGGLIIASMLLGGFPAIVVYSLLTAVGYLLVRALAQGLRPTQVAACLLRSAAGVLLGAGLAAVQLLPFVWQSLHYVNFESRTAENTQPLPLQSLASALVPSLLGDPAAETGRWVAHPVEGFSYVGAAALVLVSLALLVTSRRRPPRGVLPFLVTALVVLLVAVYLGGPLLRLLQEVPGVGSSPIGRMRSVLGFLVAVLAACGLAAVYEAEGLRAQLRRLRGTDRSARSWVVAGGVLVLAVGLVGVMVALAVRYRDPQDAQASWRLIGTALVLLAVCTAAAALAWVLPRRWTAVLAVVVALVLTTLTSVDTARRWWPLSDSDTFYARTPTHELLEDRLDGNRYVSVYTAMMPGTSTLYRQRALSGHAFVSPQWRETMSQVEDGFFQTSTYSMLPVGSLLDGVDSGVLDRYAARYVVAPMSEYLPGEREEGTAVTEVTTLRADGTVLASGSFAGAVRGIVVTASSYESLETDDGLLTVRIVSDDDGSVLATSTSDIDGAPGLDGYVAVAGEDIPADQSWHAEVALAETGGSLDLGTRADGALALDPYRPLDDGLRLVHAGDAVVLERLSALDRVRWASTQTVVEDEQERLAVLEEGELAEDTVVLEDASDAQATTEGTSATVTEKDLGTDTVELTVESDGPGWVVIADPLRDGGWEATLDGRQVELVGAENAAVAVYVPQAGSHTIRLDYTAPWLVAGLLVTGFSWVVVLAACLPSLLRRARAVTSVVPVVVPARARRKQAEASQGHVRHGQHHA; from the coding sequence ATGATGGTCGCGCACCGTGCCGGGTACGCGGAGCCTGGCACCTCTGAGCCCCAGGAGATCCTCTCGATGCGTCCTGCGCCTCCCGCGCCCCTCGCACGTCTGGTGCACCGGACGCGCCCTCCTCTGTCCCGGCTGAGGTCCGGAGGCGGCCGTCTGGGTGCTGACGCGGTAGACACCGTCCTGGCCGCCCTGGGCTGGCTGGGGGTGCTGGTCTTCCTGGTGCTGGTCATCGTCCCCGGGCTCCTGCCCTCGCGCGTCTTTCTTGCCACCGACCTGCTGAGCGTCATGGACCCCTGGGCCGTCGCCGACGGCAACGAGGTCACCAACCCTCTCATCTGGGACACGATCGACTCCGCCACCCCGATGGCGGTGCTCATCGTGGAGTCGGTGCGCTCTGGGGACATTCCCCTGTGGGACCCCTACACCAACGGAGGGACCACGCTGGCGGCGCTGCCCAACTCGGGGCTGCTGTCCCCCCTGTCCCTGCCCTGGTGGGTCCTGCCGCCGACCGCAGCCACCGCAGGTGTCAAGATCATGGAGGTAGCGGCGGTAGCCCTGGGGATGAACGGCCTCCTGCGGCGACGCTGGAGCCTGCCCCGGCTCACGGTGCCCCTGGCCACCCTGATCTACACCACCAGCGGCTTCATGGTGGCCTGGACCAGCTGGCCCCAGACCAGGGTCGCCGCGATGATCCCGCTGCTGTTCTGGGCCACGGACAGGCTTGCGGTGGAGCGGAGATGGTGCGACGTGCTGCCTGGGGGCCTCATCATCGCCTCTATGCTGCTGGGAGGGTTCCCTGCCATCGTGGTCTACTCGCTCCTGACGGCGGTGGGCTACCTCCTGGTGCGGGCGCTGGCGCAGGGGCTGCGGCCGACCCAGGTGGCAGCCTGCCTGCTGAGGTCCGCTGCGGGTGTCCTCCTGGGCGCTGGCCTGGCAGCCGTCCAGCTGCTGCCCTTTGTGTGGCAGAGCCTCCACTACGTCAACTTCGAGTCGCGCACGGCTGAGAACACGCAGCCCCTGCCGCTGCAGAGCCTGGCCTCTGCGCTGGTCCCCTCGCTGCTGGGCGACCCCGCTGCCGAGACCGGCCGGTGGGTGGCCCACCCGGTGGAGGGATTCTCCTACGTCGGTGCTGCCGCCCTGGTCCTGGTCTCACTAGCCCTGCTCGTCACCTCCCGACGACGTCCTCCCCGGGGCGTGCTGCCCTTCCTCGTCACCGCGCTTGTCGTGCTCCTGGTCGCCGTCTACCTGGGTGGTCCGCTGCTACGGCTGCTCCAGGAGGTGCCGGGCGTGGGAAGCAGCCCCATCGGACGCATGCGCTCGGTCCTGGGGTTCCTGGTGGCTGTCCTGGCCGCGTGCGGTCTGGCGGCGGTCTACGAGGCCGAGGGCCTGAGGGCACAGCTGCGCAGGCTGCGGGGAACCGACCGGTCCGCCCGGTCGTGGGTGGTGGCCGGGGGCGTGCTGGTGCTGGCAGTCGGTCTGGTGGGGGTCATGGTGGCCCTGGCTGTGCGCTACCGGGACCCGCAGGACGCGCAGGCCTCGTGGCGGCTCATCGGGACCGCGTTGGTGCTCCTGGCGGTCTGCACGGCGGCGGCGGCACTGGCCTGGGTGCTGCCCCGGCGCTGGACGGCGGTGCTCGCCGTCGTCGTGGCCCTGGTCCTGACGACCCTCACCTCGGTGGACACGGCCCGGCGCTGGTGGCCGCTGAGCGACTCCGACACCTTCTACGCCAGGACCCCGACCCACGAGCTCTTGGAGGACAGGCTCGACGGTAACCGCTACGTGTCGGTGTACACCGCGATGATGCCGGGGACCTCGACCCTCTACCGCCAGCGCGCGCTGAGCGGGCACGCCTTCGTCTCCCCGCAGTGGCGCGAGACCATGTCCCAGGTCGAGGACGGCTTCTTCCAGACTTCCACCTACTCCATGCTGCCCGTGGGCTCGTTGCTCGACGGCGTTGACAGCGGGGTCCTTGACCGCTACGCAGCCAGATACGTCGTGGCCCCGATGTCGGAGTACCTCCCGGGTGAGCGTGAGGAGGGGACAGCTGTGACGGAGGTGACCACGCTGCGTGCCGACGGGACGGTCCTGGCCTCAGGGTCCTTCGCCGGAGCCGTGCGTGGGATCGTCGTCACCGCCTCCTCATACGAGTCCCTGGAGACGGACGACGGGCTGCTGACGGTCAGGATCGTCAGCGACGACGACGGCAGCGTGCTGGCCACCTCTACCTCGGACATCGACGGGGCGCCGGGTCTTGACGGGTACGTCGCCGTGGCCGGGGAGGACATTCCTGCCGACCAGTCCTGGCACGCCGAGGTGGCGCTTGCCGAGACCGGGGGCAGCCTGGACCTGGGGACACGGGCTGACGGCGCCCTGGCGCTGGACCCCTACCGCCCTCTCGATGACGGCCTGCGCCTCGTCCACGCCGGAGACGCTGTCGTCCTGGAGCGGCTGAGCGCCCTGGACCGGGTGCGCTGGGCCTCGACCCAGACGGTTGTCGAGGACGAGCAGGAGAGGCTGGCAGTCCTGGAGGAGGGGGAGCTGGCCGAGGACACCGTCGTGCTGGAGGACGCCTCTGACGCCCAGGCCACGACGGAGGGGACCTCGGCCACCGTCACGGAGAAGGACCTTGGCACCGACACCGTGGAGCTGACCGTGGAGTCCGACGGCCCCGGGTGGGTCGTCATCGCTGACCCCCTGCGCGACGGAGGCTGGGAGGCGACCCTGGACGGCAGGCAGGTCGAGCTGGTGGGGGCGGAGAACGCCGCTGTGGCGGTCTACGTCCCTCAGGCAGGCAGCCACACGATCCGCCTGGACTACACCGCCCCGTGGCTGGTCGCGGGGCTGCTGGTCACCGGGTTCTCCTGGGTGGTCGTGCTCGCAGCCTGCCTGCCGAGCCTCCTACGGCGGGCCCGCGCCGTGACCTCGGTGGTCCCGGTGGTGGTCCCGGCGCGTGCGCGCCGCAAGCAGGCCGAGGCCTCCCAGGGCCACGTCCGCCACGGTCAGCACCACGCGTGA
- a CDS encoding lysylphosphatidylglycerol synthase domain-containing protein, with product MRAALRLLRSPWVRTVFLLTALALAVYAVTSQWTQVRAAMSGMSLWLLGGALAAGLAYVVLTWLAWRCLLSDMGTSLPRGPAFRVFFVSQLGKYLPGGVWNILAAAELGADHQVPRRRSVSVMAVSVAMSTVTGLALAVGTMHFAPQQVAATYSWTLATLPTLLILLAPPLLNRLLGAALRLAGRPPLEGAVSWTGVLACAAWTLLAWVAAGLQVFLLAVGTGMQASASTLVLCTGGYALAWSVGFLVVLVPAGAGVREAVLALVLAGSLSSGGVVVVVLLSRVVLTVADVALGGLGLLAARTRRDHHRDHRGHGAGPP from the coding sequence ATGAGGGCGGCGCTGCGGCTCCTGCGCTCCCCATGGGTGCGTACGGTCTTCCTCCTGACCGCCCTGGCCCTGGCCGTCTACGCCGTCACCTCCCAGTGGACGCAGGTGCGCGCCGCCATGTCGGGCATGAGCCTGTGGCTCCTGGGCGGTGCGCTGGCCGCCGGCCTGGCCTACGTGGTCCTGACCTGGCTGGCGTGGCGCTGCCTGCTGTCCGACATGGGGACCTCCCTGCCCCGCGGGCCGGCCTTCCGCGTGTTCTTCGTCTCCCAGCTGGGCAAGTACCTGCCCGGGGGGGTGTGGAACATCCTGGCTGCTGCCGAGCTGGGGGCGGACCACCAGGTCCCCCGACGCCGGTCCGTCTCAGTCATGGCTGTCAGCGTCGCCATGTCAACCGTGACGGGACTGGCTCTGGCGGTGGGAACTATGCACTTCGCTCCGCAGCAGGTCGCCGCCACCTACTCCTGGACCCTTGCCACACTGCCGACCCTGCTGATCCTGCTGGCCCCTCCACTCCTCAACCGCCTGCTGGGCGCCGCGCTGCGCCTGGCCGGACGCCCCCCGCTGGAGGGGGCGGTCAGCTGGACCGGGGTGCTGGCCTGTGCCGCCTGGACCCTCCTGGCCTGGGTGGCTGCCGGGCTGCAGGTGTTCCTCCTGGCCGTGGGCACCGGGATGCAGGCCAGCGCCTCCACGCTCGTGCTGTGCACCGGGGGCTACGCCCTGGCCTGGAGCGTCGGGTTCCTCGTGGTCCTTGTCCCCGCTGGAGCCGGGGTGCGCGAGGCGGTGCTCGCCCTGGTGCTGGCCGGGTCCCTGTCTAGCGGCGGCGTCGTGGTGGTCGTGCTGCTGTCACGCGTGGTGCTGACCGTGGCGGACGTGGCCCTGGGAGGCCTCGGCCTGCTTGCGGCGCGCACGCGCCGGGACCACCACCGGGACCACCGAGGTCACGGCGCGGGCCCGCCGTAG
- a CDS encoding glycosyltransferase family 4 protein encodes MPPATGAPRCAQGAQAAAETEGTVTDPASPRTRVLGFGTYDARTHPRVAVLLDGLRDNGLTVRELDRPLGLGTAQRVAILRQPWRLPVLAGRLAARWSALALGSRRFRGARAPDVLLVGYMGHFDVLLARVLYPRTTIVLDHLVFASGTARDRGEGGTRVWLLEGLDTLATKTADVVVVDTHEHAARLEPGARARAVVVPVGAPQQWYDSGQRARQRRLAHEQAPGTTSTTTRATGSTTADGSLPAAVPARPLSVVFYGMFTPLQGTPTIARALRILADRADNIRATLIGTGQDRCECERVLRGVETVEWHDWVEPARLPDLVARHDVCLGIMGTTSKALDVVPNKVYQGMAAGCAVVTSDTPPQRRALGQAAVLVPPGSAEALAQALERLASSPQTLEQARRRATAAAQAFTPVRAVHPLEHVLTVPGGTRRREVS; translated from the coding sequence ATGCCTCCCGCCACAGGCGCGCCCAGGTGCGCACAGGGCGCGCAGGCAGCCGCTGAGACTGAGGGCACCGTCACGGATCCCGCCTCCCCCAGGACCCGGGTCCTGGGGTTCGGCACCTACGACGCCAGGACGCACCCTCGGGTCGCCGTGCTCCTGGACGGGCTGCGGGACAACGGGCTCACGGTGCGCGAGCTGGACCGGCCCCTCGGCCTGGGTACGGCGCAGCGAGTCGCTATCCTCCGACAACCCTGGCGGCTTCCCGTCCTCGCCGGGAGGCTGGCCGCCCGCTGGTCAGCCCTGGCGCTGGGCAGCCGCCGCTTCCGGGGTGCTCGAGCCCCCGACGTGCTGCTCGTGGGCTACATGGGGCACTTCGACGTCCTGCTGGCCAGGGTGCTGTACCCACGTACCACCATCGTCCTGGACCACCTGGTCTTCGCCTCGGGCACGGCCCGGGACCGGGGCGAGGGCGGCACGCGGGTGTGGCTGCTGGAGGGCCTGGACACCCTGGCCACCAAAACGGCCGACGTCGTCGTGGTGGACACCCACGAGCACGCGGCCCGCCTGGAGCCAGGTGCGCGTGCCCGCGCCGTCGTCGTCCCCGTGGGCGCCCCCCAGCAGTGGTACGACTCCGGCCAGCGCGCCCGGCAGCGTCGGCTCGCCCATGAGCAAGCGCCAGGCACCACCAGCACCACTACCCGCGCCACCGGCAGCACCACCGCCGACGGCAGTCTCCCGGCCGCCGTACCCGCCCGGCCGCTGTCGGTCGTCTTCTACGGGATGTTCACCCCACTCCAGGGCACGCCCACAATCGCACGCGCACTGCGGATCCTGGCCGACCGTGCCGACAACATACGTGCCACGCTCATCGGAACGGGGCAGGACCGCTGCGAGTGCGAGCGTGTCCTGCGTGGGGTAGAGACAGTGGAGTGGCACGACTGGGTGGAGCCTGCCCGTCTTCCCGACCTCGTCGCCCGCCACGACGTGTGCCTGGGGATCATGGGGACCACGAGCAAGGCACTCGACGTCGTCCCCAACAAGGTGTACCAGGGGATGGCTGCCGGGTGCGCGGTCGTCACCTCGGACACACCTCCCCAGCGACGGGCACTGGGCCAGGCGGCCGTGCTCGTGCCTCCCGGTAGTGCCGAGGCCCTCGCCCAGGCCCTGGAGAGGCTGGCCAGCAGCCCCCAGACCCTGGAGCAGGCCAGACGCCGGGCCACCGCCGCCGCCCAGGCCTTTACCCCGGTACGAGCCGTCCACCCCCTGGAGCACGTGCTCACCGTCCCCGGCGGCACCCGTCGGCGGGAGGTCTCATGA
- a CDS encoding glycosyltransferase family 2 protein, which translates to MKLFVQIPCLNEENTLGMVLDTIPRQINGVDQVEVLVIDDGSTDATVEVARAHGVHHLVRHTRNMGLARSFRDGVDYALAHGADVVVNTDGDNQYKQEYIGDLVAPVVSGQADIAIADRQTAQIAHFSWFKKRMQRVGSQVVNYAAGTTLPDAASGFRAYSKSALIRLNVVTQFSYCMETIIQAGNKRLRIASVPITTNPKTRESRLFTNIFQHMAKSGSAIARSYLMFKPHAVLGWLAAVLGVLGLVPFIRFLVLWLMGQAGGHVQSLIFGVAMLVASLLSVALLVIADLQRTNRILVEEALERLKNLEYGRPDTAVPGRAATEATAAATTATTAPARAEDTSTSAGSSGTGSPASTGGAAPATSTAQLPVGR; encoded by the coding sequence ATGAAGCTCTTTGTCCAGATCCCCTGCCTCAACGAGGAGAACACCCTCGGTATGGTGCTCGACACCATTCCGAGGCAGATCAACGGCGTTGACCAGGTCGAGGTCCTCGTCATCGACGACGGCTCCACCGACGCCACCGTGGAGGTGGCCCGCGCCCACGGCGTGCACCACCTGGTCCGCCACACCCGCAACATGGGACTGGCCCGCTCCTTCAGGGACGGTGTCGACTACGCCCTCGCCCACGGGGCCGACGTCGTCGTCAACACCGATGGTGACAACCAGTACAAGCAGGAGTACATCGGCGACCTGGTGGCACCCGTGGTCAGCGGCCAGGCCGACATCGCCATCGCCGACCGCCAGACCGCCCAGATCGCCCACTTCTCCTGGTTCAAGAAGCGTATGCAGCGGGTGGGCTCCCAGGTCGTCAACTACGCCGCCGGCACCACCCTGCCCGACGCCGCCTCGGGGTTCCGCGCCTACTCCAAGAGCGCCCTCATCAGGCTCAACGTGGTCACGCAGTTCTCCTACTGCATGGAGACCATCATCCAGGCGGGCAACAAGCGCCTGCGCATCGCGAGCGTGCCTATCACCACCAACCCCAAGACGCGCGAGTCGCGCCTGTTCACCAACATCTTCCAGCACATGGCCAAGTCCGGCTCGGCCATCGCCCGCTCCTACCTCATGTTCAAGCCGCACGCGGTCCTGGGGTGGCTGGCAGCCGTGCTGGGGGTCCTGGGGCTCGTCCCCTTCATCCGCTTCCTCGTGCTGTGGCTCATGGGACAGGCAGGAGGGCACGTCCAGTCCCTCATCTTCGGCGTCGCCATGCTCGTCGCCTCCCTGCTGAGCGTCGCCCTGCTGGTCATCGCCGACCTGCAGCGCACCAACCGTATCCTGGTCGAGGAGGCGCTGGAACGCCTGAAGAACCTGGAGTACGGACGGCCTGACACCGCAGTGCCCGGCCGCGCCGCCACCGAGGCCACCGCTGCTGCCACGACTGCTACCACCGCCCCAGCCCGCGCAGAGGACACCTCCACCAGCGCGGGCAGCAGCGGCACGGGCAGCCCAGCCAGCACAGGCGGCGCGGCCCCCGCCACGAGCACCGCCCAGCTCCCGGTGGGACGCTGA
- a CDS encoding ABC transporter permease, whose amino-acid sequence MPIISDLRESRELLYNLTMREVKGKYKRTALGQLWSLANPLALMVVYSLVFSIVIRVQPAPGDPSGLDYFALWLMCGLLPWSFFSNVVNGGMGALVGNENLIKKVYFPRSALLVSNSLAWLYSWSIEMVVLVVAVILLGGAPYLYVLPVMVLMVLLTLFSTGVAMMLSIANVHFRDTQYLMGIVFQIWFYANPIIYPATMVQEVSGGAGSFLGMTVFDLYRLNPFYHFILAFRNLLYDNRLPALSTSLVVLVLSLGVFLVGWRVFDRHQSRLAEVL is encoded by the coding sequence TTGCCGATTATCAGTGACCTGCGGGAGTCGCGAGAGCTCCTGTACAACCTCACGATGCGTGAGGTGAAGGGAAAGTACAAGAGGACCGCCCTGGGGCAGCTGTGGTCGCTGGCCAACCCGCTGGCGCTGATGGTGGTGTACTCCCTCGTCTTCAGCATCGTCATCCGCGTCCAGCCCGCCCCAGGCGACCCCTCAGGCCTGGACTACTTCGCCCTGTGGCTCATGTGCGGGCTGCTGCCGTGGTCCTTCTTCTCCAACGTGGTCAACGGCGGCATGGGGGCGCTGGTCGGCAACGAGAACCTCATCAAGAAGGTCTACTTCCCCCGCTCGGCGCTGCTGGTCTCCAACTCCCTGGCGTGGCTCTACTCGTGGTCGATTGAGATGGTGGTCCTGGTGGTGGCCGTCATCCTGCTGGGCGGCGCCCCCTACCTCTACGTCCTGCCCGTCATGGTGCTCATGGTCCTGCTCACGCTGTTCTCGACGGGGGTGGCGATGATGCTGTCCATTGCCAACGTGCACTTCCGCGACACGCAGTACCTTATGGGTATCGTCTTCCAGATCTGGTTCTACGCCAACCCGATCATCTACCCGGCCACGATGGTCCAGGAGGTCTCGGGCGGCGCCGGGTCCTTCCTGGGGATGACGGTGTTCGACCTCTACCGGCTCAATCCCTTCTACCACTTCATCCTGGCCTTCAGGAACCTGCTGTACGACAACCGGCTCCCCGCGCTGTCCACCAGCCTGGTCGTGCTGGTCCTGTCCCTGGGGGTGTTCCTCGTCGGGTGGCGGGTGTTCGACCGCCACCAGTCCCGTCTGGCGGAGGTGCTCTGA
- a CDS encoding ABC transporter ATP-binding protein, which translates to MSAMSETVGSAAVSVEAVSKRFRVYRERNNTLKSALMRRGSSSYQDFQALEDVSLEIPQGSTFALVGDNGSGKSTLLKCIARILVPDSGTIRRRGRMAAMLEVGSGFHPELSGRENIYLNGSILGMSRSEIDAKLDQIVDFSGVEAFIDQPVKNYSSGMYVRLGFSVAIHTEPEILLVDEILAVGDTSFQEKCAQKFADLRDEGRTVVVVSHSLPQLRSMADQAAYLDHGRLKAVGPARVVLEQYADAERTNIRTDDNGRVRWGTGEVVVERVEVIGPRGPVGAEGLASGDQVVLRLHYHATRRVERPSLGLTMDSAQGSYLWASFSRDQGFSPDYLEGRGSVDLVIPHLPLQEGLYAVHGGVLGAGPEEVFDFVREIAWLQVGTSDPRDSGGPVSMAGRWRMSGQTRTAAEAVSALGAGTGGRNEL; encoded by the coding sequence ATGTCTGCGATGTCTGAGACGGTCGGCTCCGCCGCAGTCAGCGTGGAGGCTGTGTCCAAGAGGTTCCGGGTCTACCGGGAGCGCAACAACACGCTGAAGTCCGCGCTCATGCGACGCGGTTCCTCCTCCTACCAGGACTTCCAGGCGCTGGAGGACGTGAGCCTGGAGATCCCCCAGGGGTCCACCTTCGCCCTGGTGGGTGACAACGGGTCAGGCAAGTCCACCCTGCTCAAGTGCATCGCCAGGATCCTGGTGCCCGACTCCGGGACCATCCGCCGCCGGGGCCGGATGGCGGCGATGCTGGAGGTCGGCTCCGGGTTCCACCCCGAGCTCTCCGGCCGGGAGAACATCTACCTCAACGGCTCGATCCTGGGCATGTCCAGGAGCGAGATCGATGCCAAGCTGGACCAGATCGTGGACTTCTCCGGGGTCGAGGCCTTCATCGACCAGCCGGTGAAGAACTACTCCTCGGGCATGTACGTGCGCCTGGGCTTCTCGGTGGCCATCCACACGGAGCCGGAGATCCTCCTGGTGGACGAGATCCTCGCCGTGGGCGACACCTCCTTCCAGGAGAAGTGCGCGCAGAAGTTCGCCGACCTGCGCGATGAGGGCCGTACCGTCGTCGTGGTCTCCCACTCCCTGCCCCAGCTGCGGTCCATGGCAGACCAGGCGGCCTACCTCGACCACGGCCGTCTCAAGGCCGTGGGCCCGGCCCGGGTCGTCCTGGAGCAGTACGCGGACGCGGAGCGCACCAATATCCGTACCGACGACAACGGCCGGGTCCGCTGGGGCACGGGTGAGGTCGTCGTGGAGCGCGTGGAGGTCATCGGCCCCCGAGGCCCGGTGGGCGCCGAGGGCCTGGCCTCAGGGGACCAGGTCGTGCTGCGCCTGCACTACCACGCCACCAGGCGGGTCGAGCGCCCCAGCCTGGGGCTCACGATGGACAGCGCGCAGGGCAGCTATCTGTGGGCCAGCTTCTCCCGCGACCAGGGCTTCAGCCCTGACTACCTGGAGGGGCGGGGCAGCGTTGACCTCGTCATCCCCCACCTGCCGCTCCAGGAGGGCCTCTACGCGGTGCACGGCGGTGTGCTCGGGGCGGGGCCGGAGGAGGTGTTCGACTTCGTCCGGGAGATCGCCTGGCTGCAGGTGGGCACCAGCGACCCCCGGGACTCCGGCGGGCCGGTGTCCATGGCGGGCCGGTGGAGGATGAGCGGGCAGACGCGTACGGCTGCCGAGGCGGTCTCGGCCTTGGGCGCAGGCACAGGAGGTAGGAATGAGCTCTGA